From the Cucumis sativus cultivar 9930 chromosome 5, Cucumber_9930_V3, whole genome shotgun sequence genome, the window TCGACTTGCACTATAATACTCTATCGTTTTctcttcaaaaaaatatatttgtgagtGGATAAAAGAGATTGGATATGAATTCCATAAGCTAACTAgtatatttattgtaatttatttcaatttttttagtgaaTAATTCTACTTTTGACTGATCATACAATTGATTAAAGCAAACattatgattattaattaactGTCAACAAAAGTTTAGCTTAActgatatttataaaatttcatcGTTTCAATATGTAGTACTAGAAAattctcttaattaatttgttttctataatttagaatgaatatataaaagatatgaTTGGGTAAAGTGAGTCATCATGTCGTTagaatatatttatacaaaataagGAAATTTGGAGAATATTTCAGAGCAAgctttaaatttgaatcatctTTGTGGTGATGAAAgtgtaaatttcaaaatgaaaaagaaaaaagggatcAATTTAATAACACTGAAGAAATGTCAATCAGAAAACTGACGTGAACATCCTGAGCATTCATGTGAAGATGATCCGCAATAAGAAACCGAAACCTAGACGAATTTAGATTCGTTCCCGATCAAATCACACGATTCGACGGAAAACCAGAGAGTTTCCAAGCAACATAAGTCAAAACATCCACCAGATTCGAAACAATCAAAAGAATCATCTTAGGAGAGAACTGAACCAACGACGGAACGATCTTCTGAAACAGAGCAACATTCCTCTACAACAGATTCAACCTAGATTCACCGACGATCTGCCGAGCACCATCAGTAACAATACACATATCAGATCCAGCAGTAATGGAGTAATCAGTGGAGGCGCTGATGTTTGTACGAGGGAGAAAAACAGCAGCGTGTTGGAGATCTAGCATTTCGCCGCGAAGATTTTGGTGTTGCGATTTGAGGTGGATAGAGGAGAGGCGTTGGGGATTGGTTTGAATAAGGCTTGAGAAAGGTCGAGGCCGTCGAGACCTAAGGAGGAGGTTGAGGGACTTTTCTGCATTGTGAAAAAGGGTTTTGGAGATTGTGATTGGCGGTGGAGTTTTGTGTTGCAGATAACTTGGCGGATTTTGAATGGGGATTGCGTTAGaaaggatgaagaagaagaaaaattttctttatttttttttttttgcatggATTGGTGTAATACAAAGTTGATATCGTTAGTATAAGTTTTATACATTACACGTACATGTGGTGATAGGATCTTCCGATCACCAACATACTATATCTTTCACTTGAAGTGCTTTagtatttatatctttttacttttaaaactttcaatcctatattttgaattaaaataacaaatttagaataataataataacaaaacctTCGTCTAATTCTTCTATTAGAAGTGTAGTAAATTCCTCCCCTCATCTCTTCAAACAACTAGCACTACTCCATGCACACCAATTTGTCGTTCAATATCGTTCCACCTCTCCACCGTTTACCTCTATCAACCATTACACATTTGGTCGTTGGCCACCAATCGTATGCATCCATTCTTgcctaataaaaaatgtgtgaCAATATGAATTATTGATGGATGAACAATTGTTCAAGGcaagaaaacaaattgttttctttttagttacGAAGTtaatttatagatttattctaaatagtatataacaatcaaagtttgaatataaatttatattctctttttaaaataaaataaattataacaacaatattttaatcattaataatttatttttaataaaatataattttaaattctattgcGTATCagctttttaattgttttctaaaagaaaggCATCCTTATGTGATCATAAcatcccttttttttttcgtccATTTCATCCTAAATTAACCCCAAAAATAGgcctttaacaaaaaaatgaatgggTAAAAGGGatgttttttatcttttcaaaatgacctTTTATCGAtcctactttcttttttaaaacccTAACTTTTCGATTAATCCAAAAAATCAGCACATTATTTCTATCTTTTGGAAAGAACATACGATGAAAGTTGTAAGTTGTATTCATGGGagagttattatttattgttaacCTCTATATGGTAGAATCAATCGGAAGTCCGAGAGGCAATGGTTTACCCTGGAGTGAATCAATGGATAGATTCGAGGTAACACTAAttcaactaaataaaaaccaatccattattttcttttcttttcttttattaaacttttttttttttgtaaaactaattaaatttgtttgattcttGCTTATCTCCCCCACAACTTAGAGAAACCATTTTGTTCggttttttataaaagtattattttatttattttcatatatatctcatttttaaatgatatagaTGACTTACGTAGTTAATCATAaccataattataattatctattttaatATCCGATATGATatagataattaaaacaaCACAACCTTATAACTTCTTCATTTAACACATAAATTTaagcattttaaaattttattggaaTGAATGTTGTGATCTATTGTCAGTTAGTAAGTGGAAATTACATATAGTAACCtcttatacaaaattaattaactaattgatctcttttatttattaactttcaTTCATTAAATTCTTAgatatcaaaacttttaaaataggaTTAATTCGATCCAATCTAATcaactttattaatttttccttGGGCTTTATAATTTCCTACTTTTATGACTTTTGGTggaagaataagaataagaaaattgaaatattaatatatttgtgagATGGAGTTCCATATGCAAAATAGATTACATGTGAATTGCACAAGCTTccttaattaagtttatttattgtaatttatttcaaatttccttTTAGGAAACAATTCGATTTTTGCCAAACCACTAAATTGATTAAAGTCATTTTAGGGAATCATTCGATTTTTGTCTAATCACTAAAACgattaaagttaattttatgatttattaatttaactgttgttaaaagtttagtttaaccaatatctataaattttcatcattccaatatgtactaaaaaaataattattctaattaatttgtatCCTATAATATAGAATAAGGAATATTTAAAAGATGTGATTGGGTAAAGTAAAACATCATCTCATTagaatatatttatacaaaatagtGAAATTTGGAGAGTATTTCAAACTTGAAGCAAACCTTaaaattgattcattttgtGTTGATGAGAGtgtaagtttcaaaatatcgAATGAATTATCTATAAAACGTCATCTCAatagtttctctttttcttttaacaaattgtaaatattaagatattataaaaatatcaaatatatatatgttaataaattttctatatcatataataaaaagttgaaacatTCATACGTACCCAAAATGTTAGACaccaacaaaataattttgtacaagaaattcatatataaaacattactttgtatttgatgctttggaaaataatttatttgagcCGTGCATGGTAATAACCATAAcatctttttaagaaatttatttttaaatatagtacaataaattaaaatataaaataaatctatcTAATTGATATTTGctatatagaaaaatgtttttataagatttgtcgtttaaaataattttatttaaaaaaaaaaagaaaaaatcttcaCCTTCATATTTGAATTTCGTCCTTTtctattctaaattttatatttcatcaGATTGCTATATCAACTTTAACAAATAtgacaatttcattttttactcTATCTTTTTAATAAGAATAACCATCTTTAGCCTATAATAATAGActtccatttcaaaatttgtttttaatatgatatatattacacacaaaaattataaagaaaatgacatagaaattatatattttcattaaaatttgtGAGTTTAGGGAGATTTGTTCATCAATGTAGCATCTTAATCCAGCATGATCATGATATCATTCCTTGTATTATCATAGTTAATACATTTATCATATGTAATTAAGTGTAAAATTCTAAAGGggtaataaaaaagaaaaacattatcaATCTCACCCCATAGTTTGCTCTTTCCTGTACAACCAACCTTAgaacaaacacaaacatcaCCACAACAACACATCAATACATCCATAGGatagaaaatgtaatgaaatTTTCAGATCCCCAGTTCAGCTTGCACATGCAAGATGGTGTTCGCGGAGTCCCTCAACCGTTTCGACTCCTCTGTTGTTAGATGCACATTGGTGATCCCCAATACTCCACCCCTCCCAAGTTGTGCAGGCAGGCTAAGGAACAAGTCACCACCCTCGATACCGTAAAACCCTTTTGCAATAACAGAGACAGGATGGATCCTCCTTTGGTCTCGAAGGATCGACCGAGCTAAACTTGCGACAGAGTACCCGATCGCCCATGATGTGTAGCCCTTAAGGTTTATGACTTCGTAAGCCCCACCTATGACCTCTTTGTGAATTTTCTCTAATGTTTCTTTCTCGTAGGCGATTTGTTGATTCTTTAGAAAGCTTAGGATCGGCACCCCACCCACACTTATGCTCGACCATAGTGCCACCGAGCTGTCGCCATGCTCTCCAACTATGAATGCCTTCaaaaacatacatatatataatccaCTCTTTTTTAGCTTCATGATCCAAATATCAATGCTAGTTTAATTTCTAGGTATTCATCTATGGTTTGATACCTAAACGATGGTCTGAATTCTAATTGGGTGagctttgaatttattttttcactttggtaactaaattttcaaaatattgttttggtttttattattttcttttctaactttaccttaaaaataataattacatttctaatttataattttaaaagttagcATTTAGCTCtttctaacaaaaattaaaagaattatttttaagcgtttttatgttttttttttttttacctacaTCCCACAATTGTATGAAATCTAACCTTATGTTTATGTCATAATGTATTTTTAGCCTTCTAAATGACATCGTGGATAGGGATGAACTTCCAAATCGAGTGGTGCCTCGTGGTAGAGAAGTCATAACCCAATGtgacatcattttttaaaactttttccCATTCAACATTGCCTTGCGGTAGACAAGTCCACTATAATCTCTAATACTTTTTTCAAATCCCTATCCCAACTTCACATGTTTGTGGTTGCGGGCCAAACAATTGTAAATATcctaattatatttaaaataatagtgtatatagtaatatttttataaaaaaatgcaaatacaacaaaataggttagattttatcaataatagatcaatatttacatGCAATAATAAACCATAAGAGTCTATCATctagaatttgctatatttgtaatttttaaaacgttgGTATAAATTGTTATCCATTATCACTCCAATTCGATAACCGATCATCAGACCAAAAAGCTCTCATATTTATTAGGgttttaattataaacataatATAAGTAAGATgtccaaatttataaatgatagttaagtttttgagttcaaatataaattactCGTACAcgtaatttgatttatatgaATGTCTATTTAAACTTGATTTATGAACTTACAAAAAAAGTCTAATAACTTGTTTGTGGGAAATGATAAATTACAAATCACtcgaaatatttacaaatatgaaattttgtggTTCATTTGGTTTACTTTTTCCCAAAAAAATGATCAACTCATTTGGTTCCAATCAAccaaaaacaattcaaacGAAAGGGAACTTTCTTCAGCAAAAGAACGCcaaattaaccaaaaaaacaatgatCAATCGGAAAACGGACCTGAACATCCTGAGCGTTAACGTCGAGATGATCCGCAATAAGAAACCGAAACCTAGATGAATCCAGATTCGTTCCCGATCCAATCACACGATTCGACGAAAAACCAGAGAGTTTCCAAGCAACATAAGTCAAAACATCCACCGGATTCGAAACAATCAAAAGAATCGTCTCAGGAGAGAACTGAACCAACAGCGGAACGATCTTCTGAAACAGAGTAACATTCCTCTGCAATAGGTTCAACCTAGATTCACCGGCGATCTGCCGAGCACCAGCAGTAACAATACACAGATCAGATCTAGCAGTAATGGAGTAATCAGTGGAGGCGCTGATTTTTGTACGAGGGAGAAAAGCAGCAGCGTGTTGGAGATCTAGCATTTCGCCACGGAGTTTGTCGGGCTTGGCGTCGACGAGGACGAGTTCATCGACCAGATCTTGAGTGAGGATGGTTTGAGCGATGGCCATACCGACGTTTCCAGTGCCGATGACAGAGATTTTGGTGTTGCAATTTGAGGTGGATAGAGGAGAGGCGTCGCGGATTGGTTTGAAGAAGGCTTGAGAAAGGTCGAGGCCGCCGGGACCTAAGGAAGAGGTTGAGGGACTTTTCTGCATTGCAAAAAAGGGTTTTGGAGATTGTGATCGGCGGTGGAATTTTTTGTTGCAGATAACTTGGCGGATTTTGTAAGGGGAACGCGTTGGaaaggatgaagaagaagaaaatttttcttcatttttttgcATGGATTTGATGGATTGGTGTAATACAAAGTTGATATCCT encodes:
- the LOC101206249 gene encoding L-lactate dehydrogenase B, encoding MYKTYIEDINFVLHQSIKSMQKNEEKFSSSSSFPTRSPYKIRQVICNKKFHRRSQSPKPFFAMQKSPSTSSLGPGGLDLSQAFFKPIRDASPLSTSNCNTKISVIGTGNVGMAIAQTILTQDLVDELVLVDAKPDKLRGEMLDLQHAAAFLPRTKISASTDYSITARSDLCIVTAGARQIAGESRLNLLQRNVTLFQKIVPLLVQFSPETILLIVSNPVDVLTYVAWKLSGFSSNRVIGSGTNLDSSRFRFLIADHLDVNAQDVQAFIVGEHGDSSVALWSSISVGGVPILSFLKNQQIAYEKETLEKIHKEVIGGAYEVINLKGYTSWAIGYSVASLARSILRDQRRIHPVSVIAKGFYGIEGGDLFLSLPAQLGRGGVLGITNVHLTTEESKRLRDSANTILHVQAELGI